The window TGGACTGCTCGATGGCAGTCTTCAGGACGGAGTCGAGCGGCAGTTGACGCCACCTACCCCTCCGCCACGAAGGATACCAGGACAGAGCACTAGCAGCACCGTTACGAGCACCGGCACGATCCACCCTACCACCGCCGTCACTGGCACCGCCGTCACTGACACAGTCGTCACAGCGGTCACGGGAACGAGCGCAAACACCTCGACTACCGCGACCAGCCCCACTTCCTCTTCGAATGGCACCAATCGTTACTATACCTACGCGACGGGGGGCTGCTGCGTCGATTGTGCCGTCTGGAGCAATCACGGTACGAGACCTTGTCGCTCATCGATATAGATAGTTAGATTAAACGATAGAAATACGAATTAGAAATGCGAGAAGACAACGAATTCGATCTCGTACCGGACACGAGCGTGGCCGTAGACGatcaggaggaggaggaggaggaagaggaggaggaggaggaagaagaggaagaggaggaggaagaggaggaagatgaggaggaggaggaggaggaggaggaagaaaaggaggaggaggaggaggaggaggaggaggaggaggacgacgacgacgacgacgaggaggaggaggaggaggaggaagatgaGGAATCGTCGATCGCAAGCGGTAGCAGCGATTCCGGTACCTGGAACAACTCCGAGGGTGGCGCGCGTCCAATGGCAAAATCACCGTCGTCCGCGGGagatataaagagaacgaCGAGCCCGATGTTGCGGCCTGCGCCGACGACGCAAATACACAAGTTTGGAAGTCGAGCACGAGCACGCGCACGAACCGCGGCTGCACCCTTGAGACCGAGCATCCTGTTCGCGCGGTCGCGACGTCAGAGCGACACCAGCGGAAAATCGGCACCGTCTAGTTTCCGTAGATGTCGCGAGGCCGTTTCCGAAGCGGCCGACGGAACCGCGAGCGACCCTCCGAGCGATCCTCCGAGCGATCCGCCGAGCGACGCCGTCGAAGGGACCATCGGGGGGACCATCGGAGGGACCATCGGAGGGACCATCGGAGGAACCATCGGAAGCCTCGCCAACGGCCTCAAAATGGCGCAGACTCAGGCGATCGCCGTTGCCGGTTTCCTCGCCGACGTCGATTCGCGTCAATGGCGCGTCTGCGAGTCCTGCTTCTCCCACCGAGCCTCCTTCCACGGCAGAGGTGACGCCTACCTACGAGCCTACCCTTCGAGCCTACCTTCGATTCGTCGCAGCCGCTCGAACCACGcgcacttttcttttcttttcttttcttttttttctctcttttctttttttttctttctgtctttctttcttttcttcttactttctttttttttctctctcccactctctcatCTAACTCCCCCatcgctctctttttcacatctctttctcgtcctttTGTGTAAGTAAGTATTTTGAACGTTTCGACTAACACTcgtactttatttctttctatccatatatcttttttctctctttttcacgctTGGAATAACACATTTGTCCGTTCATGTGGTTTGTCATTCGCGCGTGACTCGCGCGACGTGCAGCATCGAAGAGTTCGAGAAACTAGTCCCCCGAAGTCGATACGCGTTAACCTTTTCATTGTTTTGCCCCATCGCGCATCATTAGTTCCATCCTGGGCCGGAGAGAGCAACGGAAGCGTCGGAGCCGAACGGCTTTCTCATAGTTTGCCTGGTAGTCCTGCCGATCGAAAGCCGAACTTCGAAGTGATCGGAAGCGCCGAGAGTTTGGTCGGACGGGTGAGTaaatcgacttttttttcgtctttaaACTTGCGCAAGATATAGACGGACCGATGACACGCGTTCTTTCGCACAGGTGCTCGTTGAACAGGGATTGGGCAAGTATTGCGATCCAGAATTCGTGAGGTACACGTCTCGCGAGATGCAAGAGGCTCTGGACATGACGCGAGAGGAGATGGATAGAGCGGCTCATCAGTTGCTTTTGCAAGAACGACGTAGTCAGTCGTTCAGGTAtcaccagcagcagcaaccGCAACAGCAGCAACCGCAACAGCAACAGCCCGACATGGTCCAACAATGGAATCCCGCGTACCAGCAACCGATCGGAATAGGCTATCAACCTTTACAGGAGCAACCGCCGAGCGGTACGCAGCGAACGTTCCATCATCAACCGAGCTACCATCGTCAaggacaacaacaacaacagcaacagcagccaCCCTCTTAGCGGCAGGAAGACGATCGCTCCGTAAAGAGAATTCCGTCTACGTAGCCTCGAGTTCGAACACTCCTTTCGGACCAGTCCAAGTCGCGAGCCGTTCGATCTTCCtccgatcgagagagagagggagagagagatagagagagcgagagagagagagagagagagagagagagagagagagagagagacggacagacagacagggcaagagggagagagagagagagagaaaacagaaaaaaacacTTCACCGATCATTTCACACTCGTACGAGACGCGATCGTTGTGTACCACACTACCCAAAAAAGCCCCTTTTCTACTTtccgaatatttttatcgatcgatcgacgaaaatcTACTTTTCTTCGGATTTCGACGGCACGGTCGATTTTCGAGGAAGCACAGAATAACGGATCGCGCGTTAGGTAATTaccaaacttttcttttcttttcttatcgttaagCTAGCGAAAAGACGATAACAAGTCGGACGAAAAcgcaaaattatctttttccgTGGAAATGACGTTGCTTCGAGACGTGCAACGtttctctatatatgtgtatatatatatatatatgcataacaAACGTTGATTTCGTCGTCCTTAATTTTCTCGGCACTCGAAGACTTGAAATCGATCGGCCGAGATCCGCGAACCTCGACGGACTTCCGTCCGAGAagtggaggaagaagaggaagacgaatcttccttttttccttttttctctttcattgatACGGTATAAATAGAcctatatatacgcacatattcttattcttattcttattattattatcattattactattattattatcgtcatcctcaccgtcatcgtcatcgtcatcaccatcatcgtcataactattattattattattatttttatcgtcatcGCCATCACGTTATATTAtcactattatattattatctactaCTAGTACCGTTATTATCGTTGGTTATTCGTAACTATTTTTCGTCCTCATCGAtagacgttaaaaaaaaaaaaaagtcactCTTAAGGAAAATCGCTATTAGTACGGTTAAAGTCATTGTCGCTACTTGCACGATGGATTATTCTAGATGATATAACAAGTGCCTAAGTATCTAATAACTTCTTTCGGACCAGAGAAGACTTTTATCAACATAGACAAAGTACGACTATAATTGCGAATTATGACGAGTTACGAGCCGAGTATGTACACTACGATATTGTAACgcgatatagatattattactgTACATATATGTTGCGCGCGTATTAATGAGAATGCGCGGTACGATGAATGGCCGATAAAAAAACAGCCGCGAAATTCGATTAATAACGTATGATTGTAGGGAGCGCGCGAGAGATTTTACACGAAAGAAGGATGGAACGTTCGTATTACGTATCTGAAGTGAAATTTCGACccaaaacacacacacgcacacgcacacacacactcgtACGCGCTCGAGCATACGAAGCCTTCTCTTATACACACGTATAGACTTCTAAACGGTCTTATTCGgcaaaaacgaaacgaacaagaggaagaggaggaggaggaggaggaaggaaagaagaaaaattctaatggAGAAAAATGTGGGCGCAAAGACAAAAGATACATGGCAGATTTTTCAATGTAAATCGTTCAAAGATCCGCTCCCGTTTCCTCTGACGCACAAAGTTTACTCAGAAAATCGAAGAATTGCGATTGGTGTCCTAGAGCCATTATTCTTGGTAGACGCGTAAGacgttttttcttcgatttttaaatatccgaTCACGTAATAATCACGTTAATCGTTTTATCGCGTCTACATCGCCGTTGCGCACATCTACGTACCGCTTAATTATCGccgatgaaaaaggaaaacgaggaaggagaagaagaaaatcaaaaaagaggagacaaaaggggaaagagatcGAAGAGACGATGCGACGCGAGGTCGCATTCGATACTTTGTTTTAATGAAACCCATACGCAGGATCGACGTATTCACGTATTCGTATATAACGAACGCGCTAACATgttccatttattttcattggcCCGACGATGAATAACgtcatgtacgtatgtatgtatgcgatCGAATCATCGAACATTTCGACACGACGATGGCGTAGCGATCGCCAACGAAATGGCGTTACTACTTCGTCATCGTTATGTCACATTCTCATCTCTCGACCGTTTCTTTTCACCTTAACAACGAAAATCTCATCGCATATAACGTGAAATTCTAATTAATCGCGAAACTTGGTTCATACTCACGTATTATGTaccgtctatctatctatagatACTATAAAAGATGTGAAACGTCGAGAAGCGACGACGTCGCGAATTCGAGGCggatgggggaaaaaaaaaacaaatgtttatTCTAAATCTTTGCGATCGTTGGACCACTCAGACTCGCTTTAAAAATTCTGGACAATATCCTTTGGTGAATGTCGAAGCGATTCAATCCTGTCTAGTGCCTTTCGTAATTCTCCCTCTTCGGTTGTCCCATTAGCGCACACTCGATGTTaaacctctttctttctttggttTCCGATCATaccgatataatattatgatgtCCAGAGGAGAGAACAAGTATTCTACGACGATCGAAGAGCGAGCAATATCGCGCGTCAGTCTCCACGATTCTCTTAACGGAAAACTAATCGCGGACCGAAAGGACcgattaaaaagagataacgaaagtaaaaaagaggaacgaatTCAAAAACAAAGACGGATCGAAGTAGTCTAGGATGATCGCGAGCCATtgcttatacatacatacgtattatacaCTTGATCTTTCGTATATCCGTTTTTTGAACGTCTTTCTAATAATCTCGTACTTGTCTATAACCGTCTTTTTATACCTAAACTATCTTAAAAAATGAACTTTATACAGAAAAGTAGATTACGCGCGCGACACGTTCTCTTAaactttctaataaaaattcgtaatcGTCGATGTTTAGATAGCTGTCAACAAGATTTTTTACGTCGCTGATAGACACTGCGTTTTAAATGTGATAAAAATTAGACGCAGAGGAGGAACCcacgaggaggaggaagcgCGATACGAGCGTacgatctcttttctttcgatacttttttttttctttttttttttgctttccaCCATTACCGATTTCAATGTACGACAGAAGAATTACACAAATTAGTCGGAGGCACACTTTTGAAAGATCGCACAAATCACTCCGCGTTTTTCCAACGAATCGGACGAAACGCGTCGTATTTATCCTctattatttagatatttttgatacgactaaaatataatagaatcgtCTTCTCGTGATTtcgctagagagagagagagagagagagagagagagaatgaatggCGTCGTTGATCCGTTcgcttaaaaagaaaaaacgctAGCCGACGGGAGAATCGTGGAGGACttttgaaagaatgaaagtttTACACGTTTAgcaggaacgaaagaaaatcggAAAGAATCGCTAAGGTGTCAGAGATTgtaatcgtcgtcgttttctttcttgattgaAACCCTTTGTCTTTTACGCGCAATTACAAAGTTCGACCGTACGATAACGTTTTTAAGAGCACAACATTACGAGATTGCATAACGCTAAAGCACGAGATATATAGGCGAGCAGTCTAGCGTGGACGATCGTCCGGATATTTTCGTGAAGAGATCGTAGAAGAAAGGTGATATAATCATTCGGCATcgatgcacacacacacacacacttctTCCTCGACGACATTGTCCTTAAACGTTCTCATCGTCGACACGAGAGACGTATGTCCTTATAGCGTAAAgagtatgcgtgtgtatgtgtgtatttacatatagatatatgcacGCATcgtacacacatgtatatgtataagttgTGTAAAGTTGCAATCAAAGTTTTACCAGGGCGTTCATATAAACGAGTCACTTTGATCGTTTCAAGATCGCTTAGAATATCGAGAAATCGTACGCAACCACCGGAATCTTTCatcgttcgaaaagaagaaagcatgtgtgatctttttcccttcactctctctctctctctctctctctctctctctctctctctctctctccctccccgtCTCTCATCCTCGtctttttgatataaaagaaatatttcttgcgCACAGTTATTTGCTAACGAACGATGAATCATAAAAGTGTGCAGCTGTACGAAGTCGAACCTAGTTGACAAATTTCAATCGcctatgaaagaaaataagttttCTTAAGAGAAACGTATGAACGCCCTTTCCAACGATCGTTATCATTTTAGATAACGATCATTTTTAACGGCCGATCGTCAGACCACGTCGTTCAGTCCGAATctcacgaagaaaaagaaaaaagagaaaaaaaagagaaaaaaaccaagcaaaaaagaaaaaataacgaaaaataagataagtaagaaaaagaaagcgtaAACTCGACGATCGGCGGTGTAAACATATTTTCGTaagaattattgttatatagaaACTTAGCGTTACGTACTGAACGAGACCCAGACCACTTTTCGGATTTAGCATGTAAATACTTAACTATCGTAACGTAATTTTTAGCGgattcattcgtttctttgcTCCTTTCGAATCCGACGTCTCACTACCCGGATGGTGTTGCtcgatcgaaaagaacgaattaTAAACTTACATTAGaggaaataacgataaaaacacGTAATGTGTCGTTTTTCGCCGACGTTCCTTACCAAACAAAACGGCGTCACCTAGCTCTCACCTCCGCGTCTCTTCGTTCGACGAGACCATCTCGGTAGCTCGCGATCGAGCAGATAATTGTCACTATTTTACGAAGataggaagaaggagaacgcCTATGAAAGGGAGATACCGTGCACGAGAGAACGACGAGCAAGAGCTTGCACGACTTCCCTCGTTGATCGATCGGCGATCCTTTGGCACCAGACACGCGACCGTTCTTCGCTCCAAATTTTCCTCGAAACGACGAGAAaagcacgcacacacgcactcGAAAACACCCGCAGAGAAAACTTTAACGACTATTTATcgcttcttttccttttccgaGCGTCACGAAATATTCGAATCgtcgtaaataaaattgaatttcgcGATTTCTCTTTGTTAATTCAACTTCCCGACGTTTCTACCTATATAACCTAGAAGCGAAGAAACGACGCACGCGATTGGTCGATCGTCGTCGCGCGAGCCAAGTGCGCCAAAGCTCTGCTCGTTTGAATCTTCGATCGGCAAGCGGAGAAATCGATATTCGTCTTGTTATTCCTTTGAATTTCAAGGGAAAGCGGTAGAAGCACGAGAGAGGGGGTTGGGGAGGGGAAGAAGGATCACGTATATTAGAGATCGAGATTCACTCTTCTTGTCGGTTGCTCGTCAAAAGTGACGATAAGTgccccacacacacacacacacacacacacacacacacactcgaTCATCATTTTACTTTGTATTTTCGATTACGTTTGCGTGCGTGTAATTTTGTCCGAATTGcacgaatattataataataataatgatgaggAATGAGAGACGAAAATACGAAGAGACCGAGTGGGCAGCATTTTGCTGACTAGAGAAAAACTAACACAgaaattgttgttgttgatgttgttgtcAAAAATGtgtcaaattaaaatataaggaTTTCAAACATCTTATGTTTGGATGATCGCAGATTAACCCTTTCCAAGAGATCGAGATTCGATGAAAAACATActatatttcgaaaagaacCATATGGCGTAGAGCGTTTCACGTGGAAAAATTATTGCGATGcgctttttaaaatttacttttttttatttataaagtaattgCCTCTTTTTTCAACTACGGTCGATCTAAACACTTTGTATTTTACATTACTTACACGATATTCGAACTGAGTTGgcgcaagaaaaaagagaagacgaacaaaaaaagaaaataagaaaagagaaaggaaagaaccaAACAACGTCCAAACGATTAACCTCGTCCGATTCTCCGTTCATAGGTTCCAATGATATCGCGATGCGTAAGAGAAATATCAAACGGTGCAACGAGTTTTCTATGCACACGAACAGCATAAATTTGAACGAACAGAGAAACAAAAACTACAACGATTTCTATGCTGCGCACATGCGTGTATGTAGGTCCGGCTATAAAGCAAGGCACCGGCATGTACATTGGCAGGAATTCAATAATATCTAACATTCATTCTCATCTTACGATTCGTATCAACTGAAATTCCTACAATGGAAAATTGGAAATGACATAGAAAATGGTCGTAATTAAGAACGAATAAGTTACAAAGAAATTCATCTTAAGGagagttaatattatttcatgacTTGTGCTGCTTTTTTCGCTTTGACGAGCTCCACGAGTTCCtatggaaacaaaaaaaagaaacaaaaatacaagATATCGTTCATTAAACGTGCTAAAGTTACTTCGAAATGATATTCCTTTGAAACGTACCTTATACCTCCTCAtgcattcttttttcgttctagTTGGTATGCACGCCGCTATTTGATCCCACCTATCGGGCACCGTCGTCGGATAAGTTTTCAATGCTTGCTCGAGAAGTTTTTGCTCCGCAGGCGTCCAAGCTTGGGATTCCTTCTTGACGTCTTTCGCCTCGGTGGATATCCCGTTTGAAAGAGGATGATCCAAGCGTTCCGTGACGGCTGGCATCCTTTCTTCTATACCTTCTTTGGTTTTTTTCTCCGCGATAAAGTTATCGTAAGCATTTCTATTCGCTCTTTCCTTCAGGCTCGACTTGCTAAAGTCGGTAGATTGTAAATCTTTAGCTTTCGCCAAAACTTCCTTGGCGTCGCGCGTGATGCTGCTCGAGGAGGTACTGTGCTGATTGATAAAATTCGCTACTACCTCCCAACGTTGGTTCGTGCCAGCAGGGAACAAGTTGACGGCCTTTATCAAAAGTTGCAAATCATTTTCGCTCCACGGCGCGGTATGAGCCTTCACCTGTTTCTCAGGCGTATTACGCGCGTCGTTGTTCGTCATAGCGGCTCTACGTTCCGCTTCTATCTTTTGTTCCGTTTCTTCTACCAGATCGATGAACGCGCTCCTACCGCCGTTCTGTAGTTTCTTCATAGCTTCTTCCAACTGTACCAGTTTGAACAGTTCACAGATTTTCTCAACGCTTTCCATGTGCTTCAAACTTTCGGCCGAACTGTCggcgaaataattattagactTACAAAAGTCGCGCAgcgcctttctctctttcctgaGCGCCTTCTTCTGTGCCTCCCTCTCCTGCTTCAACGCGTCCATCTTCGCACGTTCCTCGGATTCGCGTCTTTCCCTTTCTAATCTTTCCTTCTCGGCGGCGTCCCTGgctattctctcttcttcctcttgtcGAGCTTTCGCAGCCTCTTGTTTCGCCTTCTTCGCGGCTGTTTTCTTATTCTTGTCGTCCTGTTggaatttctttattctagGGTCTACGTTATAAGCCATGTCGACCAGCGTACGTATTCTTGCcatttcctccttctttcgcTTCGCTCTCGTggctttgttctttttctcgatccaCTTGCGCATATCCCGGCTGAAACATCGTTCGTTGCTAGTACATGCGGTACGCGCGCGCAcgggaaaagaaaactttggaCATACTTACTCTTGCCCGCTTTCCTTATCCTCCTCGTCGAGATACGAGTACTCGCGCCAAGAGTCGAAGTTGTAccaaaacgaataaaatttctcaaCTTTATCTCTAGGCGTGTTCGGGCCGCCTAGAAGAGGTACCGGTTTTTTGGTGGACCATCTAGCGTTATCCTTGAATGCTTTTCccataatttcataaaaattatttttacactcCTTCTCGTCCGGCAAGTCGTCGTTAAAATAAGGATCTATGCTGTCGTAACTACGTCTTTTCACAGAATTTCCAAGCGTCTCCCATGCACGGGTAATGCAGGTGAAGTAGTCATCGTCCGGTCGTATCTCCTCTCCCAATGCCTTACGCTTATCCGGATGATGTTTCAATATCTTCTGTTTATCTGTAATCCACGCGTTAGACATGCGTTTAATACAAATAACACGTTGTTACGCGCATTACGGATATGCCAACGACGTAACACCTACGTTCCTGCATAGAGTATACTTTGAACTGTCTTTACGTACAAGcccttttaataatatcttcaGTAGCCTTGTGCCTAAGTTTTCTCAAGCCTAACACCGCGTAATGGTCTTGATCTTTCCATTCCTTTGGATCCAACGATCTTAAATATTCGAGGTCGTCTTCGAATTCGTACTGAGACAAATCTTCCTCCTCGTCGGACGTTTCTAAAACTCTATCTGGTGCAAAGCAGCGATGGAAGTGTGCTTTCCAAGCTTGCGCGGTCGAATACAAAACCACTGGCCCTGCCGTTGATACCATTAGGTTGTCCGATGGATCTGCGTAATAACAATTGTTACGgtaaatggaataaaatttatacgcgCTGACAAAGTACATGGGTTAAGATCAGACGGCTTCGATCGTTAAGTTATCATTTACGGTGGCATTTATTTATCCATACGAATTACCCTTGACAACGGTCTACGTGATGATCGTTTTAACGCATTCTACTAAAATAgttgtattaataaatgaataaatttgtacAAAACGATGATACAAGGATTACATACAAAAGGATTTCCCATGTTCAAACGAGTTTTCTAGGTAAACCTAACCTCTCAAGGCCGGGGTCGAAGAAAAGATGACCGAAAATTCAATAACTCACCGGATCTAGAATTAAAAGCATTAGAATCATCATTTCCTGATCCATCCGTCATTATTACTTAACTACAGGATATTTCTCAAAGGagctaatattaaaattactttaaaGAGAAAGGACGATGCAAATGAAACTTTCAGGCTATGGACATTCTCGACGAAACGAGCGGTTCGCATTACGATTATGCGAAATCCAATGGTACGAATACTCGTTAAGGCTGTTCACCACCTTTCGCTTCTGGCGTAGGCGACTCCAGCGACGCGTACGGACAAAATATCAACTACGAAATAGGGAAACACTGTCGCCACTCTCCTATTGTATCGGTTATAAGCTTGTCGGGTCATATCCCTCTATAGGTTATAACCAGTAACGATCGAGTGCGACGGAAATTTTTCTGTGTACTAAAGACAATGATAAATCCGAcgagagcaaagaaaaaatctaaatatatcgaatattactTGCGACGAAATACGTAAGATAACAGCGATAACAATAGAAACTCGCCGACCCATAATCtttaatttcgtaatataCGGATATTATCCGTATGGATATATCCGTATGGATACTATGTAACCACGACAGAAGATACAGTATTTAACCTAAGAAGCGTAAATGAGAGTAAATacagaaacaaagaaattagaatttttcggTGCGTTCCTCCGAGAATTACGTGctataagaaattattccgCGTCTGCTTATCCGCGTACTGTCGTTTAAACGTTTCCTCGTCGTACACCATAATTTTGTTGtacattgtttaaataattataaagtcaTCGCATGTAGGTACGTTAAATGTAGCCGTACGAAAAGAGAGCGCTTCTACGTTAATTCTTCTCGTTGACATTCAAGGATCGACGGAAgctgaaagaaaattgtattatgTACAACGCGTCTTAAGAGCTATGTGATAGTTAACGGTATGCATTATCGTACAAATATTTCCTCGTCGTACAACGAATATACTGtacattgtttaaataattataaaatcatcgCATCTATAAGTACGTTAAATGTAACcatacgaaaagagagagagcgcttCGACGAGTAATCCTCGAAGGACGAATGGAAACTAATTCGCACGGTCGATCCAATGCCCTTCTTGTTGACattaaacgatcgacgaaagctgaaaaaaaattgtattgtgTACAACGCGTCTTAAGAGCTACGCGTACATTATTAACGGCGTATATtattgttgaaatatttccGAGAACTCTCGGTATACGACGCGGTAATACTTGAACGATAATATACTCCGATAAACATCGTATAACTCTTAAGACGCGTTATGGATACAATACTTTTTTTGTCGGCCTTCGACCGTGCGAGTTGTTACGTTAGTTTTCTTCCGTACTCCAAAGACCGCACATCTATATTACCTCGTcgtatatcgtttaaataattactagTATCGTTGTTATCAAttgtttcgtataaaaatttacttactttGTCTTCATCGTTGGACGATGAAAGTTTCGTCCCAAGATGACCGTTTCTATCGACGTTAAACGAAAGCGTACGtttcaaattgtttaaataattctataataatcgaaatgatatatttaactGTTTCGATACGGTCGACGAATAGTTCGTTTGCGTCGATGTTAGAAAGAGGCAACGACCGCgacttaaaaatttaattctatcgagatatcaaatttaattattttatccgaCAATCTGAACATCGCTTTACGCACACGAACAAGGAAACCGTCGTCTACCTCGCGGAAACAAACCGCTCAAGCGTTCGTACGAGAAGCAACGAGGGAACGTGCTTCTTCCCTTTTACCGCGTAGTTCAACGAGCGCCACTATAGGaaactttttttcctcgaaaaaCGTCGAACGTAGCGTTTACGTTTCGAAGACGAAGGTTTAAGCGAGGAAACGACtttctcgaatttttgaaAGTTTCATTTTTACGCGCAAGCTGTTCCggaaaaaacaattttctatacatttttcaGAGAACGTAAAGCTTTCTCAAAAATTGGGAAAAACCATATTTCCGTCTAAACCTTCGCCTTTAAAAGGAAAGCTTGCTCGTCAAAATCGGTCAAGAATTACTCCCGTATTCGTCGTTGgcataaatcattataaaatcagGGGCGATGAACGACCATAACCATTCTGAAAACATCGACGAAGGTTTCTTCGTCATTCGATAAGATAATGTCTACTTATAGCTCTATTCTACATTAATTATGCTTCACGTATAAAAGTGAATCGTTGGACGAATGAAAGATAAGTCAAGGACGAACGAATGCTCAAAATACTAgagatcgttgaaaaaaaagagtaatcgacatctcttcgttcgtataaatgtttcttttttattgtaa is drawn from Vespula pensylvanica isolate Volc-1 chromosome 10, ASM1446617v1, whole genome shotgun sequence and contains these coding sequences:
- the LOC122632601 gene encoding dnaJ homolog subfamily C member 2 isoform X1, producing MTDGSGNDDSNAFNSRSDPSDNLMVSTAGPVVLYSTAQAWKAHFHRCFAPDRVLETSDEEEDLSQYEFEDDLEYLRSLDPKEWKDQDHYAVLGLRKLRHKATEDIIKRAYKQKILKHHPDKRKALGEEIRPDDDYFTCITRAWETLGNSVKRRSYDSIDPYFNDDLPDEKECKNNFYEIMGKAFKDNARWSTKKPVPLLGGPNTPRDKVEKFYSFWYNFDSWREYSYLDEEDKESGQDRDMRKWIEKKNKATRAKRKKEEMARIRTLVDMAYNVDPRIKKFQQDDKNKKTAAKKAKQEAAKARQEEEERIARDAAEKERLERERRESEERAKMDALKQEREAQKKALRKERKALRDFCKSNNYFADSSAESLKHMESVEKICELFKLVQLEEAMKKLQNGGRSAFIDLVEETEQKIEAERRAAMTNNDARNTPEKQVKAHTAPWSENDLQLLIKAVNLFPAGTNQRWEVVANFINQHSTSSSSITRDAKEVLAKAKDLQSTDFSKSSLKERANRNAYDNFIAEKKTKEGIEERMPAVTERLDHPLSNGISTEAKDVKKESQAWTPAEQKLLEQALKTYPTTVPDRWDQIAACIPTRTKKECMRRYKELVELVKAKKAAQVMK
- the LOC122632601 gene encoding dnaJ homolog subfamily C member 2 isoform X2, with amino-acid sequence MVSTAGPVVLYSTAQAWKAHFHRCFAPDRVLETSDEEEDLSQYEFEDDLEYLRSLDPKEWKDQDHYAVLGLRKLRHKATEDIIKRAYKQKILKHHPDKRKALGEEIRPDDDYFTCITRAWETLGNSVKRRSYDSIDPYFNDDLPDEKECKNNFYEIMGKAFKDNARWSTKKPVPLLGGPNTPRDKVEKFYSFWYNFDSWREYSYLDEEDKESGQDRDMRKWIEKKNKATRAKRKKEEMARIRTLVDMAYNVDPRIKKFQQDDKNKKTAAKKAKQEAAKARQEEEERIARDAAEKERLERERRESEERAKMDALKQEREAQKKALRKERKALRDFCKSNNYFADSSAESLKHMESVEKICELFKLVQLEEAMKKLQNGGRSAFIDLVEETEQKIEAERRAAMTNNDARNTPEKQVKAHTAPWSENDLQLLIKAVNLFPAGTNQRWEVVANFINQHSTSSSSITRDAKEVLAKAKDLQSTDFSKSSLKERANRNAYDNFIAEKKTKEGIEERMPAVTERLDHPLSNGISTEAKDVKKESQAWTPAEQKLLEQALKTYPTTVPDRWDQIAACIPTRTKKECMRRYKELVELVKAKKAAQVMK
- the LOC122632601 gene encoding dnaJ homolog subfamily C member 2 isoform X3 is translated as MQEHKQKILKHHPDKRKALGEEIRPDDDYFTCITRAWETLGNSVKRRSYDSIDPYFNDDLPDEKECKNNFYEIMGKAFKDNARWSTKKPVPLLGGPNTPRDKVEKFYSFWYNFDSWREYSYLDEEDKESGQDRDMRKWIEKKNKATRAKRKKEEMARIRTLVDMAYNVDPRIKKFQQDDKNKKTAAKKAKQEAAKARQEEEERIARDAAEKERLERERRESEERAKMDALKQEREAQKKALRKERKALRDFCKSNNYFADSSAESLKHMESVEKICELFKLVQLEEAMKKLQNGGRSAFIDLVEETEQKIEAERRAAMTNNDARNTPEKQVKAHTAPWSENDLQLLIKAVNLFPAGTNQRWEVVANFINQHSTSSSSITRDAKEVLAKAKDLQSTDFSKSSLKERANRNAYDNFIAEKKTKEGIEERMPAVTERLDHPLSNGISTEAKDVKKESQAWTPAEQKLLEQALKTYPTTVPDRWDQIAACIPTRTKKECMRRYKELVELVKAKKAAQVMK